ATTTTTACTCCAGATTTAAGCTCTATTAATGCAACAATGTATGGAGCAAATTGCTTAAATCCGGTAGGTGGCGTGCGCACGATAGTCCAAGACAGCACTTGTCCTTCCTGTAATAGGAGTTCTGGAATGTATTTTTGCCTGCGCCAGAGTTTTATTGGACTTATCATATTATTTAAGGCAAGGCCTTTAATTTTTATTAAAGGCCTTGCCTTTATTAGTTAAGATGTGAATTACTGCAGTTCCTCCTGATCCTCCAATATTGTGAGTTAATCCTAATTTAGCCTCTCCTTTGACCTGCCTTTTACCGGCCGAGCCCCTAAGTTGCTCAACTATTTCCACAACCTGCTTTACGCCAGTTGCTCCAACTGGGTGGCCAGCGGCTTTTAATCCTCCCGATGTGTTTACTATTAGCCCCTTACTTCCTAGCTTAAATTGTCCTTTTTCCAGCCTTGG
The window above is part of the Candidatus Roizmanbacteria bacterium CG_4_9_14_0_2_um_filter_38_17 genome. Proteins encoded here:
- a CDS encoding transcriptional regulator is translated as MISPIKLWRRQKYIPELLLQEGQVLSWTIVRTPPTGFKQFAPYIVALIELKSGVKMAGQLVDCNILKLKSGVKVKAVLRKVRESSKEGIIPYGIKFKIK